CAGGATGACGAGGACAGGCTGAGCAGATGAACAGTCAAAGAGAAGCAAGAACCCAAACAAATCAACTACAAGGAATCTAAAAAGATAGTTTCTTCAGAGCCAGTGCGAGAACAGTTACCACGAACGATACAACGACAAACTGGTGGAGTCTGGGAGGGTGAACCTgagttaaatactgcaggagctTGACGAGATGATGAGATGCAGATGTgagagctgaggaggagagactCAATGAGGGAGTGGTCGACGAAAAAGGTCAGCCACGCCcaaccagcacagacagacaaaaaactgaaattgGGTTTTCGATCCATTGGGATATTTCACACGTCACTGGTTTGGTACCAGCAGTTTTTGGTCTTTTGGCCTCGACTTTCATCCCATGGAGTCGTCGAGCCATCGGTGTTTATTTGCATCTATGGCATTCTTTCAGATTTGATGAGAGTTGACAATACTCAATCACTCTTGGGGATTCAGAGTTCAACTCAACTTTGGAAACAGTGCTTCAGTTTGAGCCGATATCCATAAAAACCTCAGAAgactttgtttttgctgtttttctcttatttCACTTTCTTGCTTGATGTTTTTCATCTCATGATCCGTCACTCAGCCTCTCCGTTTTCTGTTCTGGGTTTTGTCTTCACAGAAGACAGTGGCTCCTTGCGTAAGCGCGTTATTTTTGTGTTCGTACTTAACAGcaattttctctgtgtgtcgAAATCCATTCACTCAAATCCACTTTTCAATCCGTCTCTCTGCATTAATCAGGTGTCGAGTCTCTGGCGGGCGTGTAATCCCTTcttcaaataacacacacacacacacacacaccacctgcagAAAAATGAGATCTCACTCAGAGACATACACAGACTCATTATGCAACTttatgcaaacaaaacacacactcatggtgGACCTTAAGGTTGAGAAAAGCCTTTGTGTCGTACATAAAATCACAGTACCCCCCCTAATGGACATTATGCAAAAActtattcaaacacacactccagctcTGTCAGCCGGTTCCACTCCTGACCGCCTTTGTCAacccgagagagagagcgcagcCAGCAGTGTTTGTCGGCCCTTGATCTGCTTATGTCCTTATAAACCCAGCCTCAGTGTGTGCACTTACCAACCTATCTAAGTGTGAGCTCGAGTGTCGTTACACATTCACCAACAGTGGACTTGAAAACTAACGGGACATTTTTTAGGTCCCCATGTCGCTGACAGTCCGCTGTTACATTTCGACTTTACATTTCTAGTCCTACCAAGATGCATGGGTGTGTACAGGCGCTGCTTTCACACTGACTCTTTGAAAGCAGcgtttattttttacagtagacattttgacctgttacagtaggaaaagcacaagCTCAAAACTCAGTCAGTGTCCTGCCATTACTGTATGTCCAtagagcaggggtctccaaactacggcccgcgggccacttccggcccgcctaaacaattggagtggcccacttaacgatcccaaacaatccctctaaacatggcctatttttcaaaattgcattttcctattataaaatatccacacttaatgattaagcttggcattctaattaaaatctaccttatttacaaactatttacagtactagctaattttcatcccctcacacaatggtatattctgacatgactttgctcgtgatcaacttccgcgcagtctgccgggggattcaactcggcgggtcagggacggccgcacggtgcgggaggctcccctcatgggacctctccccggcgctggctggcctccgccgggtgCATTTCTTCCGCGGCGCactggctctgggtcggcttggaaagaCTCTGGggtgaaggtggctcacggctccagccacgagctttacagcgccctcctgcccggacctcgccgcttcccggggccgtggacttagtgctcgctgcgccctctccgcaactgtcgaatcgcaacttatcgcaactttcacttgAAATCCTGAagcccgtgaaatcctggtgggactgatatcatttcagttatagactgaccccggccccccatcacagaaaggcaagttgatgtggcccgcaccgaaaaaagtttggggacccctgccACAGAGGCTGCCAAGtccagttacattgcccgcttgaccagctcctgttctggcacaacgCCAGCTCCATTGACCTGCGCCTCAGACCTGAAAACCAGATTTAATCTTGTCTGGCAGCGTCTTtctcgctcactctcttcttttctcttcttagcttcctccgtcaacgtcaTCTTCGATCTCCAGatacattgcccgcttgcctggctcctgttctggcacaacactggttCCGCTCCCAGTCACCAAGCAGGTGTGTGACTTAAAAAAATCGTATTTTATGGCAGAAAAGTTGCACCGTtttgatttaaagtttaaacttaGCCATcatcacacattaacacacatgaTGCACAGGTCTCCGAGGCATGCTGCGTGTCTACATGAGTCACGCCTGCTTgagaacaaataaacataaactcGGAAAACAACCGTGCAGCCCTCTGGACTCGTACACACaacatttatttgtcatatcCTTTCTCTCGCGTACACACATCTCGTCAATGCCCTTCTAGCACATGCACGCTTTCAGACAACACTCACTGACTCACGCCTTCAAATCCCACCAACTCATCGACACACACTCGCTTCCATCATTCCACTGTTTATGTAAATGTCTTTCGCAGAAGGCTGAGCCTGTACAGCCGGCATGAAGCCAGAGGTTTCTTCTTATCAGCATGAAATAGCTTGTTAGTCACTAATCTGATTGCATTTCACCtcaaaaggccaaaacaaattGAACCAGAAATATCTTCCACCGGCTTTTCTCTGTGTTCCAAATACTTGAAGCTTATTTCGAGGAAATGTAAAAAGAGATCAGGATAACAGGTGCAACACACAACTTATTGTCTGCACACGTAAATGTACCTGTGCGTGTATGTAAATTTCACAGAAGTCAAAATAATGTTGTCACGGAGCGGCATGGGTCAGCCCATACACTAGTCTACCAAGGACCAACGTTGCTCCCACGTCTCACCGATGTCGAAATGTTTGCTGGTGTAACCGGGCCAAAAGAGGCCTGCGTCAGAATCACGGAAGCATGCAGCCATAACCGTAAATCAGTAAATCAGTAACCGTCATCTGGCTGAGCGAGTTGTGCCACATTCAGAGAAactgtttcactttttattttatggaaCTTATGcaacacacatgtgcatgagatacagtttcactttttattttctggaaCTCATGCAACACACACGCGCATgaatgttcattcattcatcgtTTTGAGGGTATATCCATTAAAAGAAAATTTACGTAGGCTACAGCTGTTATTTCAGTGTGACTGTGAGAGTCAACTTAAGTATTAGATTGGACTGTGTCAGATACCAAAGATTGAAGGACTCCGGTCAGGATCAgggttaaaaaaacagttttacctgATTCAAATCTCTTTACAAAATGGTCCTCAGTGTTCTTTACTCCAACTCCACCTTCTCTGCACGCACTcaaaaagtgaaagtaaatCTAGAATAAAAACTGCGTCAGatcagagaacacacacacaagacagttGTCTGATAGATCCAAAGAACTTTGACTCTTCGCTGATTTCTCTTCTGACAACATGGACAGTAAGTTAAGGTTATTTCTTCAGTTACTATTTGTTAACACTGATCACTGTATATTAATCCAACATAACTATGATCTATGACCTGTGCAATGGAAACTCTCAGCAATGGCTAATGTAAAATGTAGCAGCAGCCAGATAGAAAATATTAAAGGACTCAGATCGGAATAAAGCCAAAGAACCAATTCATCTCTATTAAAACCTGTTTACAAAATGATAATTTAGTAATCCTTTTTATTGTTGAACAGCACTGAAGTTTCTATGTATTGAGACCACACttaattttcattaaaaaaaatccagtttgcACCTAttatatagaaaatatttcataatttgtgtttttttatcatgtgGGTACCCAAAACGGCATTAAAGtgttaaaattatttaaaaaaatacatgtaaatatgataGTGATGATAAGGatgcagtgaaaatgaaaaaaatattaacatttcatatttttgtagaattttatagaaaaaaaagtttttgcaCAAAAAGGTAATCCGTACTCATTTTCTGAAGGGTTAAAGACTCTTTTTAAAAGAAGACGTGCCAAATTTAATTAGGCTACAGCTGTTATTTCAGTGTGACCAACGTACATTCGGTCTACATTAAGGTTAACTTAAGTATTAGAATCGACTCTGTATCAGATACCAAATATGTTTGTGTAGGTGTTTTtaccaccccacccccaccctctctGCACCAACTCAAGGAAGTACAAGTCAGTCTAGAATAAAAACTGcgtcacagcagagaaaaaactCACAGGACAGTTGTCTGATAGGAGAAATTGTTTGGATCTGACAACATGGACAGtaagttaaagtctgtgtaaaggcaatgccatgttttctttcaaaacacaataaatatgttggacaatagttgctgaaaacatgtgaaaagactttgaacgattttttcacatttttgatcttttcatttttcaaatgcaACATCCTGAAAATGCATCTTCCCTGGGTGTGTGACCACAGCTCCATTACTTTATTTCAATTTCCAAATAACggagtgatgaagaagaagtggattgtGAAGGGCCATATTAACAGAgacctgaaaataatacagtaattacagtaacgtTAGGTGACTTAGTGCACAGTAACATGATTTTACATGGTGTAGGCTATGACAGGGAATACATgtagtcagatctgagtttacGTGTGTCTGTAACGGTGCACACGTATGAGAGACACCTGCCTGGGTGTGACCACCTGCCGGGTGCGAGACAGACAGCGATTCACTGAGATGATACTGAAACTTATgtatgtttggacagagagacagagagtggtTCAGCGCCAACACTCCCCCACAAtcctggagctgagagtacTGTCCATTTTTACCTGATCATATTtttgatcattcaaatttggctgggggcttaataacactttcttctttagtctgacaaactcaaaacgcatttattttgactttacgCAGACTTTAAGGGTATTTCTTCAGTTACTATTTGTTAACACTGATCACTGTGTATTAATCCAACATAACCATGACCTATGACCTGTGTAATGAAAAACTCTCAGCAGTGGCTAATGTAAAATGTAGCAGCTAATCATGCAGCCAGATaccaaatattaaattaatattaaactGTTGAGCCGTGATTGTTACAGATGGAAAAAGTACTCACTGCTACTTTTCTAGATTTTTGACCAATATTGATTTTAATTGGAAAATCTTcttatacaaaaaaaacaaaaaatacaaatgtacaGTTTTATTGATGGACTTCATTATCTTTCAGAGTCAAACAGAAGAATTGTCATCTTGGGAAAAACTGGAGTTGGAAAAAGCAGCCTGGCTAACACCATATTTAGAGAAGAAATGTTCCAGATCGGCCATACTGTCAACTCTGAAACAATTAAATGTCAAGCAGGAACCGAATCTGTCAATGAAAGAAGCATCACTCTGATCGACACGCCTGGTTTTTTTGACACAAATAAATCTGAGGATGAGATGAAGCGTGAGATAGTGAGGTGTATCACAGAGTGCGCTCCTGGGCCTCATGCTTTTCTCATTGTGTTTAAAGTGGAGAAATTCACAGAGCAGGAGCAGGCTGTCgtcaacaaaataaacaaatactttTCTGAAGAAGCCTTCAAATATGCAACAGTTGTCTTCACTCATGGTGACCAGCTCAAAGAAGGACAGACAATTGAGGATTTTGTCCAtcagaatgagaaagagaacaAGCTATTCAGTGATCTGATGAAGAAGTGTGGAGGTCGGTGCCATGTCATTGATAATAAATACTGGAACCAAAACCCAAACCATGAATACAGGAGCAACCAGTTCCAGGTGCAGGAGCTGCTTAAGACAATAGAGAAGATGGTGATGGAGAACAGCTGCTACACCAATAAGAATCTACAAGCAGTggaggaagaaataaaacaagaggaggagaagatcaGATATCAGAAGTCATCAGGAAACATGTCAGAGAAACAGATCAGGGAGCAGGCTAAGGCCAATGCATCTACAAATCTCTGGGTCAGATTAGCAGGTGTTGGAACAGGTGTGTTGTTAGGAGCTTTGTATGGTGGAGCAGAGGTGACTAGATCAGGTCATTCAGCATTAGCAGTagttttctctgctgcagtggGAGGGATGTTGGGAGGTGTTAGAGGATATAATGCAGCTGAAGGAGCAGACACACCAGGGGAAGCAATGACAACTGCAGCAGGGTCCTTCATGGATGGTGTCAAATGTGCCTCCCTAGCAAGTTATGTTTTGAAGAAATGATTCCAGCCAAAGTGTTGACTCTTGAGGACAGTAGAGAGAAAGTATCAcgaatacactgtaaaataaatgactgatgATTTTTTGCAGTAAATTCACAGTAATATCCAGTACttattattacagtaatacTCTACAATCAAAATAACAGTAATGAaccgtgtttctacagcaaCCGGACACAATATTAATGAagaaatattgtatttaaatgtaaaattacaatacgatattgtaaaatattaatactTAACTTTATGataacattacaacaacatgcTGTGTGTACTATATTATTTTACTGCTAAATAATAGCTTGGTGCTGTATCTTAATCAGAGTAATAACTTGAGATTCATCatttttactgtattattaaTGCAACACATTAGTCAGTAAATTTACAGGGTGTGtgcaatattaaaatattgtaaTTTCCCATAGaatctgtattttcttgtttttttagc
Above is a genomic segment from Larimichthys crocea isolate SSNF chromosome XIV, L_crocea_2.0, whole genome shotgun sequence containing:
- the LOC104933718 gene encoding GTPase IMAP family member 7-like → MDKSNRRIVILGKTGVGKSSLANTIFREEMFQIGHTVNSETIKCQAGTESVNERSITLIDTPGFFDTNKSEDEMKREIVRCITECAPGPHAFLIVFKVEKFTEQEQAVVNKINKYFSEEAFKYATVVFTHGDQLKEGQTIEDFVHQNEKENKLFSDLMKKCGGRCHVIDNKYWNQNPNHEYRSNQFQVQELLKTIEKMVMENSCYTNKNLQAVEEEIKQEEEKIRYQKSSGNMSEKQIREQAKANASTNLWVRLAGVGTGVLLGALYGGAEVTRSGHSALAVVFSAAVGGMLGGVRGYNAAEGADTPGEAMTTAAGSFMDGVKCASLASYVLKK